A window of Pyrus communis chromosome 3, drPyrComm1.1, whole genome shotgun sequence genomic DNA:
TTAATACGAACAACATAAAAGACTAAATTGGCCAAATTGAAAATCACATGACCATTTTAGTAATTTAACCTTAGAAAAGCCGAGACTCGTTTCTGAACATGTACACTGCCAAAAACGTCTTGAAGATGAAAAGTGTGAGTATGGAATCAGAAACCCCGCTTTTGTTTTAATCGTTCTCTCGATGTAATGGATTGTCATgattaatacaaacaacatacaaGACTAAATTGGCCAAATCGAAAATCACATGACCATTTTAGTAATTTAACCTTAGAAAAGCCGAGACTCGTTTCTGAACATGTACACTGCCAAAAACGTCTTGAAGATGAAAAGTGTGAGTATGGAATCAGAAACCCCAGTCGCTTTTAAAACTGCAACAAAATACAGCAGTTCACTAAAAGTGGAGGGCAAGTTTGAAATATTGAATTTACCCAAGGGACCTTGTAAAAAAGTTCCACAGTAGTCAATAACAGTGTACTTTACAATTTGGTCCACTGACATGTTTTGATTTTACTTTTAACCCCAGAGAGTCTCTGCATTTTGCAGTGGCCTGTAAATATAGGTGGACGAAATAATTGAATTAAGGCAATTGAATGCAAAAGATAAGACGGAGAAAGAGGATGAAGATCCTGCCCTATTGCCAAAACTGCAACCCTAAAATCTCTGTGAAACCTTCAGGACAATAATGATATGGTATGAAGAGGCAgaccaaatctctctctctctgaaagtTAAGCTCTAACCAGACAAACATCTAAACATGGTATACAAAAGTTAGATCATAAATTAGCTACTATTGGCTTAAAAAGAATAAAACCCTACATCAAGACCATCTTTTTTctgttgttttcttttcttttttttagttaaaaatgaGAATGCTTTGAATCTTCGTTGTCACGTATGGGGTTATAATACTCTGTAGTATTGTAGAATTTTTTTCGTTTTGTTACATTTCTTTTATAGCATCTCTTTAGGGATTTAACCTACAAAGCCAGCAAAACTAATCGAACCAAGCTGCCTTCTATATGGTAGGTCAGTTTGACCAACCAACTAGTGATCAGCAAGTCTTACAAAACGTTAATCTTCTGCATTGAGAGTTGTACTTAAGTAGGACGAAATGATACCTAAATACAATGAAAGCATAATTCTTTGTGAGATTGCTTTGGGATCTAGCTCGTCACACTGCTCTATTCAAGTCTTTTCTCTTTTATATATCCAAGTTGGTTCGATTTTTGAGATATGATTTATAAGGGTTCAAGTTTATAGCGTCTGATCCGATCCGACTTGTGTCCATCCTTAACTAACATCTGTCAACTACCCAAAAATGTAAGTCTCTCATATATAACATTTTACTAAACaggaaattaaaatttgatttggaTTTTGAGTCTCGTCCGAGCGAGATTAAACGTTTCATGGCTGCAAGAAAACCAGGCAAGCACACGTCACCTGACGGATTCTGTGTAATTAGCTGTGATGCTGTGGAGTATGTCATGCTGCCGTACCACTTGGCATGGTGGTGAAGTCATTGGACCTGATCCTCTCTGACTCCCTTTGCTGCATGCGTCGTGCGATTGATGCCATGAGAGACAATCTGCAAATCAGTTTCGAAAATCATACGCTTGTTAAACACCAACCAGTAAACCAGTCGTACCGTAATGATTTGTATACGTAGTATGTTGTATATTTTCACCCACATTGATATTGTGATGAGAGTGCACATAGCAAAGTTTCAAGTACCCAAAAGAGGCTGGGGAAAACACACATGAGGTCATTTCCAACCGAAGGATTAGGCCAGAAAGCTCGTGGGCTCCATAGAATCTGAAAGGGTCAAAATGTTGCCTGCATGCAGCCAGCTAGCCAGCAAGGGGCTGGccagaaattcaaaaaattctatcagatataaccgacaggaatgcttaaacaaaaatttgaatccaacagctagctgactagccgttgtattcaaatttttttttgtttttggttttttgggccaattttttttttaattcttaaaaattctaatttttttttcctataagtACCTAaatcattcattaaatttaagttctaatttttttggttttttgggtccGTTACCATTGTAATTtctaaatttaagttgttggatttgaattaaagttgttgtaattttaaaatttaaataataaattatgtttagccTTATGACCCTTTGGTCCTTGGTTGAAGACGATTTTTTATGACGGggttaaaacgagccctatggccctttggcctttGGTTGGAGACGAAAACAAATATgatcatgtactgttcattaaaatattaatatcttaaaCAGCTCAAGGTCTAAAACGAGTTATCTGACCAACTTTCGGTTGGAGATCGCATGAAAGTCCTTCAATGAACCATTGAATTTCTGATACAAGACTCTTGTATCCAATGCTCAATGAAATGTCAGCTCGGCACATCAGTAACAGTAGGAATGACGCACTCGACATCCCACTAATTATTCAATGAAGTATCTCACTTAAAagttgaaatgttttttttgcaAGCTGAGCGTGTTTTCTTCGTCGGAATCCAAGTTGAATGTTCGAACCACAATCACTTGGTAGAGAACGTATCTACAATTTCCCATAGGCATCagaaataaaatttgattttctcCTTTTTCACTGAAGTAAcctaaaattattgaaaaaaattacaatttaactataaaactaattaataatataaaaagtaatctaattacttataaaaacatataaagtTCTTTATTTTCTCGACATAAGATTAGTCCAAGAGAAACTTTTCTACAACCTCCATAATTGGAAACAATGAACTAGCTATAGGATCGTTATATCTGTTGGGGTTGGGGGTTTGAATcttggagtaggattctctcccttcttttttttcttccctttcccttttctcttatTTGAACGATTACGGTTAAAGCACGTcgatatcttatattaattttttataaaaaaaaaacaaaatagaaaatgtgagaagAAATGATAAAAGgagataaaaaaaatgagtgaaGAGAATCCTAATCCTTGAATTTTAAATGCGCGGGCCAAAATGAATCTCACTAGCCAATGGCCACAGTACACAAGTTTACAAATAGTCAAGGGAGAGGGTGAGGGATCACAAGCAGTACACTTCTGAGATGAAGCCAGCCACATCTTCCCTTAAAAGACGtgccaaaaaccctaaaaccccaAGCCCTTCTGCCTCACCAGTCACATCACCCTTTTCTGCTCTGCCTTGTCTGCTATACGGTATATGCTTGTGGTATGGTGTTGATGGACCACCTACCCTTACTGTGTGGCCCAATGATGAACCCTAAAATTAATCTGCTAATTATTATTAGTACGtgcttggtttggtttggtttggtttggtggtAAATTACTTACCACACTGATTTGATTTGACAAATGACATAAAAACGTACACTAGTTCTTCTGATTTTGTCTCATTTTATTGGGATTCATGTCGTGTCCATCAACGTCTTTtcgttcctttttttttttttttttgtattgcaAGACTGCCCAACAGCCTCACAACAAAATGGACTTTAAATTGAATATGCACCCAAAAATAGCCAACCTATATCCCACCAAAAATATTAACAATCGAAGCCAATATAGATAAAAATATTACATGCGTTATATTATAATAACTTGCATGAAAAATGTTTCATGTAAATTTGTTATACATTTCTTGTTAcgtaattagaaagaaaagtgTTAACGTGcttctaatttttaataatgTAACGCTAATCACTTTGTTTATTTAAGACATATTACTTCTTTCTTGAGTTTAttactgaaaaaaaatatataagtttcTACTATAAAATCAAACAGTAGCAAATTTATTTATAAGTTAACgtaagattcattctcaacaattaATATCCGATTCTCTtaaaaaagaatttgatttATAGGTTGTtttattccttttcttttttctactTGTACAAGTTGATTACGACCTACGTTTCTCTTTATCATACGTTATTTTCATCCTTATTTTACTAATTCATCCAATAACATGACATGCATGGTACTATAATTACATGGTTTTCAAAATGCACATACATACATCAACATGCATGTTCATACATGAACATTACATGCCTGTTCATGAGTCATAGAACAGTTACACGGTTTGAGGAGGGGCCTGTTCTGCTCTTCTACCCTGAGGCTGAGACGTCCTCTTTTACCTTTTCAGCGTTTGAAATTCGAGGCGTTTTAAAGGTGACAATGAAAGGCAGAGGCACTGTGAAAATTTCGAGTCTCGTGCTCTACATTTTTTGCGTATTTGTTAACAAATTAATCGATGACaggtaaattaaattaatggtgGCTTATTTATGATACGAATCTCTCTATCTTTTGGTGCAGAGTAAGTTAAAGCAACTGTTCCCGCATGGAGACACCCACCCAACCTTTCCACCTTTGTCAATACTACTTTAATCTCATGCTTCcgttttttatgattttttaattagtttttattttctaaaatttaaaaagaaaatgatctTTTTTCAGGTGGGTAGATTCAGAGCTTTCAGCCCAAGCATGCCCTTTGAATCCTTTCTATGGCACTGTTGGTTTCTCCAACAACAGAAAAAAGGCAGTGCAAAAGAAATGCAGAGAAATATTAAAGTGCAAAGATCCttagcttttcgaaaaccctaaccctagctaGGGTTTGTGTTAGTTTATTGGGTTTTGCCTTGCCTGTCTGACTGTGGAAGAAATTTGCTGGGATCTTTAATCAAATCTAATGACCTGCAGGTTTCTTAAATATATTTAGCAGCTAGCTAGGGTTTGGGATAGATAGAGTATCATGGTCTGAGCGAGGCATTACTCAGAGAGTTTTAGTTAGTGGTTACTGGTTAACTGGGTGAATAGCTTGACTGTTTGACTGGAGGGGTTggatttttcatgtttttgtgaAATGGGTTTTTtggagggttagggtttttaGGGGACTCTGAGTGTAAGGGAGTTTTGGTGGAAGACGCAGTGCAGGGAAGGAGGGTTGTCCTGATTTGGTGGGTTTTAGGTTTTGGCAATATATGTGTGTTAATCTTGTTTGTTTGAAGAGGAATGGGATATTGTGGATATGGTTGGAGTTTTGCAGGGTGGATTTTGAGAGCGACCTGGATTGTCTGTCCTCTCCATCTCCTTCTATTTTCTGTGATCAAGGTTAAGCGAAATCAatattttacattgattttttttttataaaaataataagacaaaaagtaatgaaaatataaaatgttgatgtggcttatcCGTGACCACATAAATAAGAAGGATGTGAAGGGTATGAGATGAGGAGATATAAGTCATGATATTTTCTCTTTCACAAATCTTTACTAGGGTTTTGTGTTGGACCGAACAAACAAGTCTGAAAATCTTGGATTCATACTTCACAACTTTGAAAATCATGTCTATATGTTAACCGagtatattatatttatttatttatggttttttttttagtcaaaaactttttattttagttcttgACAACGAAAATCGTTAGAAATTGTTCTTAAATTTGTCTGCAGTGAAATATTTTGCTAATTATGTGAaaaatttgttaatattttcGTTTAATTGTTATGGAAACGACCATGTGACCACCTTTTTAAGTGTAATTATGTCAAACCAACTTCTCTACTCAACAAGGATATAGACAGAATTTTCATAGAAGCACCAAAGCGATTTATGATGGACAAACTCAGAGGGTTACTTTTATCGATTTTCATTATCATAAACTAAAATaaagagttatgtcaatctcaatgattattttggctaaaaaaacctttatatatttttgtatttagtTAGTGCATTATGGTAAATAATGAACAAATTTATAGAATTCAAtccataaaatattttttaattcttcttaTTTCCTTAATATTAATGAAATGAAAGAATTGGGTTCAAAAGCAGCTTTTTAGCAtgaatacaaaatattaaaaataagaattaataattaatgcccTAAACCAAACAGGAATATAATGTGTTGTCTTGATGTGGAAAAAGGACCACCATAGTTTGGTGTTTTCgttaagagtaatgttagggagattcaattttcaaactaaatttataaatcaaatgatgtgtcatctgTAATGGCATGTTAATCGACACTTGattaataatccaataatcaataaccacatcatttggtttacaaaatttgatttaaaagttTGGTCTCCCTACCATTACTCTTtcattaaacaaaaaagaaagttcAGATTGTACATATCATCCATGTAGTCATAGAGATGTCTtaactctttttctttaataaaagaggacaactggtggcaagccaCGGTTATTCATCAATTCCAAGAAGATGTCTTAACTCTTAAAGTGACctaaatcataaaaaaatattaatcatgCCAATACTGTGGAGTCTGTTACCAATCCTAGTGAAGCTTACATACACTAGTAAAAATACCTAAAAAATGACTTGTGGCCGGAATTTGCATCGAAATCTCAATTCTAACTTTGGATCGATAGGTAACACAAATTTTCTTAGAAGTTGTAGGGCAAAAGCACTCAAGGAAAAAGCATTTTTTGGTCAATAAGCCAAAAAGATTGAGCCTTCAAAGTTTCAACCCATACATGTAGGTTGTCACTTTGGACCAATGTCATTCAATATTGGGCCTATGCAGATTGCACTTGGACCAGCCCATGTAATTGAACACGCGGAATTCCTTGGTTGTTGGATTATTTGACTTCTTTAATTTGGGTTATGGCCCGACCCAAATGGACCAGCAGTTATGATTTCTCTCCCAACCTTGTCCCTCTGTGATGAGTAGAGAGAGTGGCAGGTAGCAGGAAGAGGAGGAGATGGAGCAGACGGAGAAAGAAACGATCAGGGAAGCATCGGTGGAGGTATCAAATGAATTCAAAACACTAATCGATGCTCAGGACTTGGAGTCCCTCAAGCAATTGCAGCACCTCATGtaataactctctctctctctctctctctctctctctctctttctctctctctctctctctctctgagcaGTTTTTATGTTAATTGTAGTTCACCATTGTTTATATATGTTAAATTTTACAGGCTTGTATATTTTCATATGTTTAATTGGGTTTCTGTGAAATGCTGTCTGAAGagttaaagagagagaaaggaataaACTTTATTCATATTGTGTGGTTTGGAGGAGCTGTTTCTAAGAATTTGTTTTACCAccaaggaaataaaatcatgggttttttttattaatttggtgTTTAATGTTAAAATTAAAACCCCACTTGGTCAtctattgaattgaattgagaaaCTTGAGTGGGAGGAAACGAGAAGTGGGAATCAAACAATGAGAGTCTGTATTGCTTGGATGTAGAGGTAAGGTAGGTATTTGGATAGCGGCAATGACCTTTTCTGTTTCGCTGTGTCCTTTAACGCTTTCAATGTGAACGGTCTTGCTGCTAGGTGTTTATCTATGTAAAGGTTGGAATTTGGCTTTGACGATTTtgctgtgttttttttaaagtttttcgtGAGTATAGTCTTGATGCTATGTGTGCTTATCGTCATTCGATCTGTTGCTATAGTTTGGTGACATAGACGATATAATATGAATACCTAGACATTTAACAGTGCATCTAGTCTACTCGTCATGAAGATCTTATATATctggattgaatgaatgcagTTGAACTAAAGGATATGAATCAGCTAACATGTACCTTTAACTTAACAAGCAACGTGATGCAAAATAACTAGTGGGGGACAATATAGTAGAAAACTTGGAATTGGATGTTCTATTTCGAATAAAATCCGTTTGCGTGTATATTATGCAGAAATGTAATGTTTCCTGTATTTCCCTCCAATGCGTAAACAGCAATACCAATGCTTTATGCTTGTACTGAATGGATATTGAGTGGTTATACCTTTTGTATACCATGATCTGTGATTCAGCTCTTATTTTTGTCGTTGCCTTTGGTTGCTCATTTGCTGGAATTTGTTTTGTGCTATCCACATGTAGATTGGGGAGATTGCAAGATGGCAATGCAGTTCTGTCACATTTTAATGAGTTTTCAGAGAACTGCTTTGCCGAGGTTTCTGGAGATTTCTCCAGAAACACACGCCTTTTAAAGTCTATGAAGACTGATCTTGAATACATATTTCAGAAGTTAAGGTATGATCATTGCTTTCTTTTGGTTCAGTTTGTCGTTTAATGAATCTTATTTCATTGCTATCCGAATACACTGTTGCTGTTTGGGGCGGTTGGACGGTATTTTT
This region includes:
- the LOC137729821 gene encoding kxDL motif-containing protein LO9-177-like codes for the protein MEQTEKETIREASVEVSNEFKTLIDAQDLESLKQLQHLILGRLQDGNAVLSHFNEFSENCFAEVSGDFSRNTRLLKSMKTDLEYIFQKLRSMKSRILATYPDAFPDDSKQVLDQRPDLEMPL